The genomic DNA CGGCGTGACGCTTGGGATTGGCGATTTCGAATGCTGTTTCAGCACCAACTCCATCGATACGGATCCCCATGCGGTGTCAAACCGAAGGCAGGTGCCGTGGTTCTCCGACCCAAAAGCGATCTCGCATTGACCTAAAATCACCGACGGCAAGGACATGTTCGTCGCTTCATTGCCTAACAATACGCGAGCCCGACCGGCAATCATGTTGACAATTTCGCCCACCGCGTCGACGACATCCGAGTTCAGTTCGTGGGGGGTATCGCCCAACAAGGCTCCGGTCGCCTTGTAGGCAAAGTCGCGGGATACGCTGAGCGCGGCCGTTCCGCAGAGCGCTCCGGAGATGCCGATAATACCTTTGATCTCATTGATGCGATCGGCGGTCGTCGATTCCCCGACCTCTTTCAACTTGGCATCACAGCCAAGGCAACTGTTAAAAATTTCTTCGACAGCTCGCTGGAAAGCTTCGTTTTCGGTAGTCAGCATCTTACATGCCCCTTTAATTTGTTTTGGTTGGAACGTGGTCATGGGTCCGGATGGAGCTCGCGACAGTCACTGGCAAGCCGCTGCGTGGTCAGGAAGCCAGCGCGCTGAGATGCTTAACAAGTTTCTCTTGCAGCAGCTCGTTTTCAAACGGCTTGGGAAGAAAATCGGAAACGCCCGCCTGGATCGCTTCGATCACCCGACCGCGTTCGGATTCGGTGGTGATCATAATCACCGGGATGGTCGAACCCGCCTGGCGAATGTTTTTCAAGAGATCCAAACCGGTCATCATCGGCATGTTCCAATCGGTCAACACCATGTCGAACTGGGTTGTTTGAAAGGCGGTCCACGCTTGGGCTCCGTCGGCAGCTTCGACGACGTCGGTAACGCCGGCTGCATTGAGTGCCCGCAGTATGATCTTGCGCATGACGCCCGAGTCATCCGCCAAGAGAACCTTTTGGTCCATCGTCTCGTTCCTTTTCACTGATGTGTTTCGATATTGATTCGGCGCGAACCGATAGCGTGACCTATATTTTAGGTAGCAACTCAATTCAATTTCGAGTTCGCGTGGCCCTAACCACGCTTCACCCTAGATTACCTTAGCATGCAAAAGTGAGAACTGCGGGAAAAGAGTAGAAATTTACGCCCCCCAAAGATCAGCATGGATCTGATTCACCACGACATCCTCCACCCGCGTTTCTATTAAAGGAAGCGTTGGCGTGTCGATGGTTGGTCGTTACCCACCACAATCGTTATTTCCGGCAATTCTCACTTGCCGGACTCTTTCGCGCATGGAATCTTTGCCGGTTCTTCGGCATCGCGCGCCTCCGACGTCAAATTCACGGCTTATGTTTCGAGAGCCATGAATCAGGTTAGCCCGCTGCGCTCGCGGGGAACTTATTTAATCTCCTCGGAGGCAACGTCGTGTCTAACGAAGACCAAGAAATACTCGATGAATTTGTTGTTGAATCACTCGAACACCTGGCCGATATCGAAAGCCAATTGCTAACGATCGAAGCTGCCGGTGCGGATGTCGACGTCGATCTGGTGAACACCGTCTTTCGCGGCGTCCATTCCATCAAAGGCGCTGCGGGGTTCCTGGGATTACCGCGAATCAACGAACTGGCACACTGCCTGGAAAACGTATTGAATCTGATGCGTGAGGAAAAGCTTGTCCCCACCTCGTCGATCGTCGATGGCTTGTTATCCGCTTCGGACACCCTTCAGGCGATGGTCGCGGATGTCGGATCCTCCAATGAAGTCGACATCTCCGACCACCTCGTCGCCTTGGAAAACTGCATCGCCTCCGGTGTTGCCGGAGGGGTGACAACGCAGCCCACAGCAATTGCGGAAACGCCGCCGCCGGCCCCACCCTCGCCACCCTCGCCGCCGGAGGCCGATGCCATCGAAGTGCAGATCCGCGAGGACCTGCCGTTGGCCGAAGCCCTGGATCAGGCGGTCGCCGATGCCAAGCGGGCCCGCGAACAGGCAGCAGCCGAAGCGGCAGAGGCTGCAAAGCTGAAGCAACCCACGAGCGTCCCCGCTCCCGTCATCGACTCTTCGTCGGCCAGCTTGGAACCCGGAGAAGGGCGAAAGGCAGCGGGCCCCAAGTCTGCCGCGGGTGGAGAATCGAGCATTCGCGTTTCGGTCGAAACCGTCGATCATTTGATGAACCTGGCGGGCGAATTGGTGCTCAGCCGGAATCAATTGCTGCAGGCGCTTGCGGCTCGCGAAAACAATGGCTTCGAATCGGTAGCGGCACGGATCAACCAAGTGACCACGGAAATGCAAGACGCGATCATGAAGACGCGGATGCAGCCGATCGGTAACGTCTTCAATAAGTTTTCACGGGTCGTTCGCGATCTAACGGCCAAGCTGGACAAACGGATCAATCTATCGATTGAAGGCAGCGAAGTCGAAGTCGACAAAACGATTATTGAAGCGATCAGCGATCCGTTGACCCATCTGATTCGCAACGCGGTCGACCACGGAATGGAAACGCCAGCCCAACGCTTGACCGCCGGTAAGGCCGAATATGGCAACGTCTACCTTCGAGCACAGCCACAATCAGGGAAGGTCGTGATCGAGATCCAAGATGACGGCCGCGGGATCAACGCCGACGTGGTGCGAAACAAAGCTTTGGATAAAGGCTTGATCACCGCCGACCAAGCCCAACAGATGAGCGATCGCGAAGCGGCCCGGTTGATCTTCCTGCCAGGATTTTCGACCGCCGAACAGATTAGCGATGTCAGCGGCCGCGGAGTCGGTATGGACGTCGTCCGCACGAACATCGAAAAACTGGGAGGCAGCGTTGAAATTTTCACGACGCTGGGAACGGGAACGTGCATTCAAATCACGCTGCCACTAACTCTGGCGATCATTCCTTCGTTGATTGTTCGTTCGGGAGCCGACCGATTGGCGATCCCGCAGGTGAACATCAATGAATTGGTACGGGTGCGTCCCGAGGATGCGAAAAACCGTTTTGCACGGGTCAAAGGAGCCGACGTCTTGCGGCTTCGCAATTCCTTGCTGCCAGTGGTCCGGTTGAACGAAGTCTTCGGTGGCCAGACCAGCGGACGGACCATCGTCCAGGACCTAGCTCAAGAGGGTGCTGCGGCACAAAACGTGATCGTTGTCGAAACCGGACAACAGCGTTACGGAATCTTGGTCGATGGCTTATGCGATTCTGAAGAAATCGTGGTTAAACCGGTCGGCGCCCAATTGAATGATTGCCCTTGTTTATCGGGAGCGACCATTTTAGGCGACGGCCGCGTGGCCTTGATCGTCGATGTCTCCGGGATCGCCAACTACACCAACCTCCGCGCCATAACCGAACGCGCCAACGCGGAGGCTGGC from Rosistilla carotiformis includes the following:
- a CDS encoding hybrid sensor histidine kinase/response regulator; translated protein: MSNEDQEILDEFVVESLEHLADIESQLLTIEAAGADVDVDLVNTVFRGVHSIKGAAGFLGLPRINELAHCLENVLNLMREEKLVPTSSIVDGLLSASDTLQAMVADVGSSNEVDISDHLVALENCIASGVAGGVTTQPTAIAETPPPAPPSPPSPPEADAIEVQIREDLPLAEALDQAVADAKRAREQAAAEAAEAAKLKQPTSVPAPVIDSSSASLEPGEGRKAAGPKSAAGGESSIRVSVETVDHLMNLAGELVLSRNQLLQALAARENNGFESVAARINQVTTEMQDAIMKTRMQPIGNVFNKFSRVVRDLTAKLDKRINLSIEGSEVEVDKTIIEAISDPLTHLIRNAVDHGMETPAQRLTAGKAEYGNVYLRAQPQSGKVVIEIQDDGRGINADVVRNKALDKGLITADQAQQMSDREAARLIFLPGFSTAEQISDVSGRGVGMDVVRTNIEKLGGSVEIFTTLGTGTCIQITLPLTLAIIPSLIVRSGADRLAIPQVNINELVRVRPEDAKNRFARVKGADVLRLRNSLLPVVRLNEVFGGQTSGRTIVQDLAQEGAAAQNVIVVETGQQRYGILVDGLCDSEEIVVKPVGAQLNDCPCLSGATILGDGRVALIVDVSGIANYTNLRAITERANAEAGEKQNASRSSSEVQSVLLFNNREQESFAIPMGMISRIESIAASEIESVGHREMLHSRGVAMPLIQLDMCVTAAPADRSGQLFVIVYSVSGREVGLLASHIEDIRAIPLDVDTDVHNERGIAGSLAMENRTVRVLNLHDITHTALPDLKGEPKKHVKPDLHLCLAEDSAFFRKQVSNFLRDAGFNVSDFEDGQEAWETLIQDKTAFDLVVTDIEMPRMNGLEFCRRIKADPQLCRLPVIALTSLASESDVSNGRRAGIDDYQVKLDRENLIRAIRELSEKAMSQKAAEPLKEVLV
- a CDS encoding chemotaxis protein CheX, with the protein product MLTTENEAFQRAVEEIFNSCLGCDAKLKEVGESTTADRINEIKGIIGISGALCGTAALSVSRDFAYKATGALLGDTPHELNSDVVDAVGEIVNMIAGRARVLLGNEATNMSLPSVILGQCEIAFGSENHGTCLRFDTAWGSVSMELVLKQHSKSPIPSVTPVAILA
- a CDS encoding response regulator encodes the protein MDQKVLLADDSGVMRKIILRALNAAGVTDVVEAADGAQAWTAFQTTQFDMVLTDWNMPMMTGLDLLKNIRQAGSTIPVIMITTESERGRVIEAIQAGVSDFLPKPFENELLQEKLVKHLSALAS